A genomic stretch from Deinococcus yavapaiensis KR-236 includes:
- a CDS encoding ferritin-like domain-containing protein produces MTNDQRPSSTNPRRRFLSNLGLMGAGAVLAGCAPTIAQQPSQDNGLDVPILNFALNLEYLEAAFYAAAVGRLAEVQALGGSAAITLPAGFNAGDNNPAGLSADILSIVQEIAEDEINHVKFLRNVLKSAAVNRPALDLSASFAAAGSAASGGLITGFNPFANELFFLHGAFVFEDVGVTAYKGAARFIDDQSANGVLEQAAGILAVEAYHAGTIRTLLYQRRAQAAAAGLDVATVVQKISDLRDAVDGSDDRDQGIVGGTSQNPNTVAGAANIVPTDQNGVAFSRTPRQVANIVFLQVGATKGGFYPNGISADAGTATLLGL; encoded by the coding sequence ATGACAAACGACCAACGCCCGTCTTCAACCAACCCGCGCCGCCGCTTTCTGTCGAACTTGGGCCTGATGGGTGCCGGGGCCGTCTTGGCCGGATGCGCGCCCACCATCGCTCAGCAGCCTTCTCAAGACAACGGTCTCGACGTTCCCATCTTGAACTTCGCCCTGAACCTCGAGTACCTCGAAGCCGCCTTCTACGCGGCCGCCGTCGGACGGCTCGCCGAAGTCCAAGCGCTCGGCGGAAGCGCCGCCATCACCCTCCCGGCCGGCTTCAACGCGGGCGACAACAATCCCGCGGGTCTCTCGGCCGACATCCTCTCCATCGTGCAGGAAATCGCCGAGGACGAAATCAACCACGTCAAGTTCCTGCGCAACGTCCTCAAGTCCGCCGCCGTCAACCGCCCCGCTCTCGACCTCAGCGCGTCCTTCGCGGCGGCGGGCAGCGCTGCCTCGGGCGGCCTGATCACGGGCTTCAATCCCTTCGCCAACGAGTTGTTCTTCTTGCACGGAGCGTTCGTCTTCGAAGACGTCGGCGTGACGGCCTACAAAGGCGCGGCGCGCTTCATCGACGATCAAAGCGCGAACGGCGTCTTGGAGCAGGCCGCCGGGATTCTCGCGGTCGAAGCTTACCACGCGGGCACCATCCGCACCTTGCTGTACCAACGCCGCGCCCAAGCCGCCGCGGCCGGGCTCGACGTCGCGACGGTCGTGCAAAAGATTTCCGACTTGCGTGACGCCGTCGACGGCTCGGACGACCGTGACCAAGGCATCGTGGGCGGCACCTCGCAAAACCCCAATACGGTCGCGGGCGCCGCGAACATCGTGCCGACCGACCAGAACGGCGTCGCCTTCAGCCGCACGCCTCGTCAAGTCGCCAACATCGTCTTCTTGCAAGTCGGCGCGACCAAAGGCGGCTTCTACCCGAACGGAATCTCCGCCGACGCTGGAACCGCCACCCTGCTCGGCTTGTAA
- a CDS encoding DUF2268 domain-containing putative Zn-dependent protease (predicted Zn-dependent protease with a strongly conserved HExxH motif) has product MRRDFTLLGRDVRAVLGWVGRRRALVELPGALSHASPTDVRFVTQDVARFYAAFDEARRTRNFPAAFRSLYLASGSPGLREFAHRRPQGFANLGAIVRARRAFYETAREQVLSLAEDDAWKARALSAFRDLHARLPRARFPDVHLVVGGLFTGGTAGLSGLFLSAEFFADAADTRSLSAWERAAITSGDALPFLAAHELVHTLQRRSYSSVSSPSLLDLTIYEGTADFVASVVSDQAPRGAHHTFGRAHEADVWRAFRRDLLKSSVRDWLYQGPNARGVPADLGYFVGERIARSYFERTGDFAGLFDVSDPLALLRASGYDP; this is encoded by the coding sequence ATGCGCCGCGACTTCACGCTGCTGGGCCGAGACGTTCGCGCGGTCCTCGGTTGGGTGGGGCGGCGGCGCGCCCTCGTGGAACTGCCGGGCGCGTTGTCGCACGCGTCGCCGACCGACGTTCGCTTCGTCACGCAGGACGTCGCGCGCTTCTACGCGGCCTTCGACGAGGCGCGGCGCACGCGAAACTTTCCTGCGGCCTTTCGAAGCCTCTACCTCGCTTCCGGCTCGCCGGGCTTACGTGAATTCGCGCACCGCCGACCGCAAGGATTCGCGAACCTCGGGGCGATCGTGCGCGCTCGCCGAGCGTTTTACGAAACCGCCCGCGAGCAAGTGCTGAGCCTCGCCGAGGACGACGCTTGGAAAGCCCGCGCCCTCTCGGCTTTTCGTGACCTTCACGCGCGGTTGCCGCGCGCCCGCTTTCCCGACGTGCACCTCGTGGTGGGCGGCCTCTTCACGGGCGGCACGGCGGGCTTGAGCGGCTTGTTTCTCTCGGCGGAGTTCTTCGCCGACGCGGCCGACACGAGAAGCTTGAGCGCGTGGGAACGCGCGGCGATCACGTCGGGCGACGCCTTGCCGTTCCTCGCCGCGCACGAACTCGTGCATACCTTGCAACGACGCTCGTACTCGTCGGTGTCGTCGCCGTCCTTGCTGGACCTCACGATCTACGAAGGCACGGCGGACTTCGTGGCGAGCGTCGTGTCGGACCAAGCGCCGCGTGGCGCTCACCACACGTTCGGACGAGCGCACGAGGCGGACGTGTGGCGCGCGTTTAGACGCGACCTGCTCAAATCGAGCGTCCGCGACTGGCTGTACCAGGGACCGAACGCTCGGGGAGTGCCCGCCGACCTCGGATACTTCGTGGGCGAGCGAATCGCGCGGTCGTACTTCGAGCGCACGGGCGACTTCGCGGGTCTGTTCGACGTGAGCGACCCGCTCGCCTTGCTGCGAGCGAGCGGCTACGATCCTTGA
- a CDS encoding NAD(P)H-dependent oxidoreductase subunit E, whose protein sequence is MPAKYFKTSGHLLLCLNNNCRARGADLLHVALTNALENHKLAYYKTGGSLRFTTSGCLGACGYGPILACYRERNGTLEEGWYENVTFPLAMKVARAIHEEGDLPDEQRYGPK, encoded by the coding sequence ATGCCAGCGAAATACTTCAAGACGAGCGGGCACCTTCTGCTGTGCCTCAACAACAATTGCCGAGCGCGCGGCGCGGACCTTCTGCACGTCGCCCTCACGAACGCCCTCGAAAACCACAAGTTGGCGTACTACAAGACGGGCGGAAGCTTGCGCTTCACCACGAGCGGCTGTCTCGGCGCGTGCGGATACGGCCCGATCCTCGCGTGCTACCGAGAGCGAAACGGAACGCTGGAAGAAGGATGGTACGAGAACGTCACCTTCCCGCTCGCGATGAAGGTCGCGCGGGCGATCCACGAGGAGGGCGACCTTCCGGACGAACAACGGTACGGCCCGAAGTAG
- a CDS encoding ABC transporter ATP-binding protein: protein MTSESALEARHLTVRASDAFALQDVDVMFRRGQFSVILGPNGAGKSTLLKALLGLAKPARGEVRLLGRRLVDVRRQERARLLAYLAQGEALPEEMRVRDLVSLGLGAGGWLWGLVPLQGESTDDESSVTRAMERTDVLRFATRRVSELSGGERQRVALARAIVAEPAFVLLDEPTNHLDLSASLDLVRYLRCEVAGELGAVLVTHDFSLASSADHVVVLKDGRVLASGLPERVLTPRVVKEAFGVNVEILRRGERLLVVPTEA from the coding sequence ATGACGAGCGAATCCGCCTTGGAGGCGCGGCACCTCACCGTGCGCGCGAGCGACGCCTTCGCGCTGCAAGATGTCGATGTGATGTTTCGGCGCGGGCAGTTCAGCGTGATCCTCGGGCCGAACGGGGCGGGGAAGAGCACGTTGCTCAAGGCCTTGCTGGGCTTGGCGAAGCCCGCGCGCGGCGAAGTGCGTCTGCTGGGCCGACGGTTGGTGGACGTGCGCCGTCAAGAGCGCGCCCGCCTGCTCGCGTACCTCGCGCAAGGCGAGGCGCTTCCCGAGGAGATGCGCGTGCGCGACCTCGTCTCGCTCGGACTTGGCGCGGGCGGTTGGCTGTGGGGCCTCGTGCCGCTGCAAGGCGAATCGACGGACGACGAGTCGTCCGTGACGCGCGCCATGGAGCGAACGGACGTCCTGCGTTTCGCGACTCGTCGCGTGTCCGAACTGTCGGGCGGCGAACGGCAGCGAGTGGCGCTCGCGCGCGCGATCGTCGCCGAACCCGCCTTCGTGCTGCTCGACGAGCCCACCAACCACCTCGACCTCAGCGCGTCGCTGGACCTCGTGCGCTACTTGCGCTGCGAAGTCGCCGGGGAACTCGGCGCGGTCCTCGTGACGCACGACTTCTCGCTCGCGTCGAGCGCCGATCACGTCGTCGTCCTGAAAGACGGGCGCGTCCTCGCGAGCGGTCTCCCGGAGCGCGTCCTCACGCCGCGCGTCGTGAAAGAGGCGTTCGGCGTGAACGTCGAGATCCTTCGTCGAGGAGAACGTCTCCTCGTGGTGCCCACGGAAGCCTGA
- a CDS encoding FecCD family ABC transporter permease, whose translation MIGARGRQGGKTILLLVALAATVLLGVGLGSVWVPPLETLHALFKGVTGAELSGSEIIVWQLRFPRVVLGLLVGGILATCGGAFQGVFRNPLADPYLMGVASGAYLGVTIAVVRSLSSVVTPVFAMTGALLSVLVTLALARQGRTFPPTRLILAGVVVGSIVTAVSTFLMLRGQDRVRQVFTATLGNLALGGWPEVRLVALYGAVGVGMVLLLARALNTVQLGDATARSLGVPVERLRLMVILAASVATAGAVSFAGIIGFVGLVTPHIVRRVWSADFRVLLPMSALAGGTLLVLADLLARTLTRPAELPVGIVTTLLGGPFFLYLLRKTR comes from the coding sequence GTGATCGGCGCGCGAGGGCGGCAAGGCGGCAAGACGATCTTGCTGCTGGTCGCCCTCGCGGCGACGGTGCTGCTCGGCGTGGGGCTCGGCAGCGTCTGGGTGCCGCCGCTCGAGACGCTGCACGCCCTCTTCAAGGGCGTGACGGGCGCCGAACTCTCGGGCAGCGAGATCATCGTGTGGCAGTTGCGCTTTCCGCGGGTCGTCTTGGGGCTCCTCGTGGGCGGCATTCTCGCGACGTGCGGCGGCGCCTTTCAAGGCGTGTTTCGCAATCCGCTCGCCGATCCGTACCTGATGGGCGTGGCGAGCGGCGCGTACCTCGGCGTGACGATCGCGGTCGTGCGCAGCCTGTCCTCGGTCGTGACGCCCGTCTTCGCGATGACCGGCGCGCTTCTGAGCGTTCTCGTGACGCTCGCGCTCGCTCGGCAAGGGCGGACGTTTCCGCCGACGCGACTCATTCTCGCCGGGGTGGTCGTGGGCAGCATCGTCACGGCCGTCAGCACTTTCTTGATGCTGCGCGGCCAAGACCGCGTGCGGCAGGTGTTCACGGCGACCCTCGGGAATCTCGCCCTCGGCGGCTGGCCGGAAGTGCGCCTGGTCGCACTGTACGGCGCGGTCGGCGTCGGGATGGTGCTGCTGCTCGCGCGCGCCCTCAACACCGTGCAGCTCGGTGACGCGACGGCGCGGTCGCTCGGAGTGCCCGTCGAGCGGCTGAGGCTGATGGTGATTTTGGCGGCGAGCGTCGCCACGGCGGGCGCGGTGAGCTTCGCGGGCATCATCGGCTTCGTGGGTCTCGTGACGCCGCATATCGTTCGGCGCGTGTGGAGCGCGGACTTCCGCGTTCTCCTGCCGATGTCCGCGCTCGCCGGGGGGACGCTGCTCGTCCTCGCCGATCTGCTCGCCCGTACCCTCACGCGGCCCGCCGAACTGCCCGTCGGGATCGTCACGACGCTGCTCGGCGGGCCGTTCTTCCTGTATCTGCTGAGGAAGACGCGATGA
- a CDS encoding ABC transporter substrate-binding protein encodes MKHLLLTLGLLSLPTALATRYPLTITDDLGRKVTITKEPQRVISLLPSSTETICAIGACDKLVGVDDYSDFPAQVKNLPKVGNLYQPNIEAMVALKPDVVVLSKYGQLVEPLTRAGVTVVAINPEKYDEIFSKTNLIGKLLNREKGATAVNTKISRDVARVEILTKNSRKVRTYLEIDPTPYTVGPNSFMGVLLSKAGASNIIPANLGDFPQISPELVVQQNPALMLGLDLAAAKKRPGWNNIAAVKSGAVKDIPSALNTILGRPGPRIGEALLGLAKLVHPELFK; translated from the coding sequence ATGAAGCATCTGCTGTTGACCCTCGGCTTGCTCTCTTTGCCCACGGCGCTCGCCACGCGCTACCCTTTGACGATCACCGACGACCTCGGGCGCAAAGTCACGATCACGAAGGAACCTCAACGTGTCATCTCGCTGCTTCCGAGCAGCACGGAGACGATCTGCGCGATCGGTGCGTGCGACAAGCTCGTCGGCGTGGACGACTACAGCGATTTTCCAGCGCAAGTGAAGAACTTGCCGAAAGTCGGCAACCTCTACCAACCGAACATCGAGGCGATGGTGGCGCTCAAGCCCGACGTCGTCGTGCTGAGCAAGTACGGTCAACTCGTCGAGCCTCTGACTCGGGCGGGCGTCACGGTCGTGGCGATCAATCCCGAGAAGTACGACGAGATCTTCTCGAAGACGAACCTGATCGGAAAGCTCCTGAACCGCGAGAAAGGCGCGACGGCCGTCAACACGAAGATCAGCCGTGACGTCGCCCGCGTGGAGATCTTGACGAAGAACAGCCGCAAAGTCCGCACGTACCTGGAGATCGACCCGACGCCCTACACCGTCGGCCCCAACTCGTTCATGGGCGTGCTTCTGTCGAAGGCGGGCGCTTCGAACATCATCCCGGCGAACCTCGGAGACTTTCCGCAGATCAGCCCCGAACTCGTCGTGCAGCAAAATCCCGCCCTCATGCTGGGGCTCGACCTCGCGGCGGCCAAGAAGCGGCCTGGCTGGAACAACATCGCGGCCGTCAAGAGCGGCGCCGTGAAAGACATTCCCTCGGCGCTCAACACGATTCTCGGCCGCCCGGGGCCGCGCATCGGCGAGGCGCTCCTCGGTCTCGCTAAGCTCGTTCACCCGGAACTCTTCAAGTGA
- a CDS encoding cell division protein FtsB, whose translation MRRLPLLMVIASVLAGLGVVQMTFLIGQAAYRAVSWSNESRALRREIDGLRRDVRTLQDMRARTFDGNYLRDLARCQGFVETSERVVVDEAAKVPQQGNCEPMASP comes from the coding sequence ATGCGCAGGTTGCCCCTCCTCATGGTCATCGCGAGCGTCCTGGCGGGCCTGGGAGTCGTGCAGATGACCTTCCTGATCGGCCAGGCGGCGTACCGCGCGGTGTCTTGGTCCAACGAGTCGCGGGCGTTGCGCCGCGAGATCGACGGGTTGCGCCGAGACGTGCGGACGTTGCAGGACATGCGGGCGCGCACCTTCGACGGAAATTACCTGCGCGACCTCGCGCGCTGTCAAGGCTTCGTGGAGACGTCCGAGCGGGTCGTCGTGGACGAGGCGGCGAAGGTGCCACAGCAAGGCAACTGCGAACCCATGGCGTCGCCCTGA